Proteins from one Cicer arietinum cultivar CDC Frontier isolate Library 1 chromosome 3, Cicar.CDCFrontier_v2.0, whole genome shotgun sequence genomic window:
- the LOC113785842 gene encoding protein SUPPRESSOR OF QUENCHING 1, chloroplastic-like produces the protein ICFSDGIAATAQLSEPAGVVEGSNGRLFIADTNNSLIRYLDLNANEFDLCTLELKGFQPPKQKSRSFKRLKRRPTADMVPIINDPISSEEGNLSIKISLPNGYHFSKEARSRFSVDIEPENAVNINPLDGLLSPEGSTTLHFKRSSHSASIGRINCKIYYCKEDEVCLYQSLLFEVPFQDGVFNTAQADVTLAHFVKPKSSTSNVLQPIAP, from the exons ATTTGTTTTAGTGATGGAATTGCTGCAACAGCTCAG CTCTCTGAACCAGCAGGAGTTGTTGAAGGGAGCAATG gGAGACTATTCATAGCCGATACGAACAACAGCCTAATCCGATATTTGGATTTGAACGCTAATGAATTTGACCTCTGTACCTTGGAGCTTAAAGGATTTCAGCCTCCCAAACAAAAATCAAGATCTTTTAAACGTCTCAAGAGACGGCCAACCGCTGACATGGTGCCAATTATTAATGACCCCATTTCATCAGAGGAAGGAAACTTGtctattaaaatatctttaccAAATGGGTATCATTTCTCAAAG GAAGCTCGTAGTAGATTCAGTGTTGATATTGAACCTGAAAATGCTGTGAATATCAATCCTCTAGATGGACTCCTTAGTCCAGAAGGATCTACAACGCTTCACTTTAAGAGATCCTCTCACTCTGCTTCAATCGGAAGAATTAATTGCAAG ATTTACTATTGCAAGGAAGATGAGGTTTGTTTATACCAATCCTTGCTGTTTGAGGTCCCCTTCCAAGATGGAGTTTTTAACACTGCCCAAGCAGACGTCACTCTTGCCCATTTTGTGAAACCCAAAAGTTCGACTAGCAACGTACTGCAGCCTATTGCCCCATAG
- the LOC101510895 gene encoding pentatricopeptide repeat-containing protein At3g04130, mitochondrial isoform X2 translates to MTMVRKFLKVGSTKSIYRAVVRDPSCICYLVYSSRTLFSSLSNCHHAEAREFWHKEQSQDLTRSVDILTAKIGKGNSEEDILQSLISDEAVTDIHPSQNLINRLLIRYKDDWKSALGIFKWASLHSNFKHSPESYDMIIDILGRMKVMEKMREILEEMRQESFITLSTISKVMRRFVGAGQWKDAVRIFDDLQFLGLEKNTESMNVLLDTLCKEKFVEQAREIYLELKHHIAPNANTFNIFIHGWCKIRRVEEAHWTIQEMKGYGCLPCVISYSIIIQCYCQEQNFNKVYLLLDEMQAQNCSPNVVTYTTVMCALAKAEKIDEALQIVQRMNSAGCKPDLLFYNSLIYTLGRAGRIDDATHVFKVVMPKAGVVPNSSTYNSMIAMFCYIAQEERAFGILKEMEGSGICKPDIQTYHPLIKSCFRIRKIDSWLNDILNDMIDASEHSICLRRWLIKISCLDIELAVYSWMKSNGKIWMKLLIKSSFL, encoded by the exons ATGACCATGGTTCGGAAATTTCTTAAAGTCGGATCCACGAAGTCAATATATCGTGCTGTTGTTCGTGATCCCTCTTGCATATGTTATCTGGTGTATTCGTCTAGAACtttattttcttcattatcAAATTGTCACCATGCTGAAGCTAGAGAATTTTGGCATAAAGAGCAATCTCAAGACCTTACAAGATCTGTTGACATTCTTACTGCAAAAATTGGCAAAGGAAACAGTGAGGAAGACATTCTCCAGTCTCTAATCAGTGATGAAGCTGTAACTGATATTCATCCATCTCAAAACCTTATTAACAGGTTGCTTATTCGATATAAGGATGATTGGAAGTCTGCATTGGGTATATTCAAATGGGCGAGTTTACATTCGAACTTTAAACATTCACCAGAATCGTATGATATGATTATAGACATATTGGGTAGAATGAAGGTAATGGAAAAGATGAGAGAGATCTTAGAAGAAATGCGTCAGGAGAGTTTTATCACTCTCAGTACTATATCCAAAGTAATGAGAAGGTTTGTTGGGGCAGGACAGTGGAAAGATGCAGTGAGGATATTCGATGACTTACAGTTTCTCGGCTTGGAGAAGAATACAGAATCCATGAATGTGTTGCTTGATACTCTATGCAAAGAGAAATTCGTTGAGCAAGCTCGTGAAATTTACTTGGAGCTGAAGCATCACATTGCTCCAAACGCGAACACatttaacatatttattcacGGATGGTGTAAAATCCGCCGTGTTGAGGAGGCACATTGGACAATCCAAGAGATGAAAGGATACGGTTGTCTCCCTTGTGTTATAAGTTATTCCATTATCATCCAATGTTATTGTCAAGAACAGAATTTCAACAAGGTCTATTTACTTCTCGATGAAATGCAAGCTCAAAATTGCTCCCCCAATGTGGTCACATATACTACTGTCATGTGTGCACTGGCAAAAGCCGAAAAAATCGACGAAGCTTTGCAAATAGTTCAGAGAATGAACTCTGCTGGATGTAAGCCTGACTTGCTTTTTTACAATTCGTTGATTTATACGTTAGGGAGAGCAGGCAGAATAGATGATGCTACACATGTATTCAAGGTTGTGATGCCGAAAGCTGGAGTGGTACCAAATTCATCCACCTATAACTCAATGATTGCTATGTTTTGTTACATTGCACAAGAAGAAAGAGCTTTTGGCATACTGAAAGAGATGGAAGGTTCTGGAATATGTAAGCCTGATATTCAAACTTACCATCCATTGATCAAGTCATGCTTTAGAATCAGAAAAATTGATAGTTGGTTGAATGATATATTAAATGACATg ATAGATGCAAGCGAGCATTCGATCTGTTTGAGGAGATGGTTGATCAAGATATCATGCCTAGATATAGAACTTGCCGTTTACTCTTGGATGAAGTCAAACGGAAAAATATGGATGAAGCTGCTGATAAAATCGAGTTTCTTATGA
- the LOC101510895 gene encoding pentatricopeptide repeat-containing protein At3g04130, mitochondrial isoform X3, whose protein sequence is MTMVRKFLKVGSTKSIYRAVVRDPSCICYLVYSSRTLFSSLSNCHHAEAREFWHKEQSQDLTRSVDILTAKIGKGNSEEDILQSLISDEAVTDIHPSQNLINRLLIRYKDDWKSALGIFKWASLHSNFKHSPESYDMIIDILGRMKVMEKMREILEEMRQESFITLSTISKVMRRFVGAGQWKDAVRIFDDLQFLGLEKNTESMNVLLDTLCKEKFVEQAREIYLELKHHIAPNANTFNIFIHGWCKIRRVEEAHWTIQEMKGYGCLPCVISYSIIIQCYCQEQNFNKVYLLLDEMQAQNCSPNVVTYTTVMCALAKAEKIDEALQIVQRMNSAGCKPDLLFYNSLIYTLGRAGRIDDATHVFKVVMPKAGVVPNSSTYNSMIAMFCYIAQEERAFGILKEMEGSGIYRCKRAFDLFEEMVDQDIMPRYRTCRLLLDEVKRKNMDEAADKIEFLMKKL, encoded by the exons ATGACCATGGTTCGGAAATTTCTTAAAGTCGGATCCACGAAGTCAATATATCGTGCTGTTGTTCGTGATCCCTCTTGCATATGTTATCTGGTGTATTCGTCTAGAACtttattttcttcattatcAAATTGTCACCATGCTGAAGCTAGAGAATTTTGGCATAAAGAGCAATCTCAAGACCTTACAAGATCTGTTGACATTCTTACTGCAAAAATTGGCAAAGGAAACAGTGAGGAAGACATTCTCCAGTCTCTAATCAGTGATGAAGCTGTAACTGATATTCATCCATCTCAAAACCTTATTAACAGGTTGCTTATTCGATATAAGGATGATTGGAAGTCTGCATTGGGTATATTCAAATGGGCGAGTTTACATTCGAACTTTAAACATTCACCAGAATCGTATGATATGATTATAGACATATTGGGTAGAATGAAGGTAATGGAAAAGATGAGAGAGATCTTAGAAGAAATGCGTCAGGAGAGTTTTATCACTCTCAGTACTATATCCAAAGTAATGAGAAGGTTTGTTGGGGCAGGACAGTGGAAAGATGCAGTGAGGATATTCGATGACTTACAGTTTCTCGGCTTGGAGAAGAATACAGAATCCATGAATGTGTTGCTTGATACTCTATGCAAAGAGAAATTCGTTGAGCAAGCTCGTGAAATTTACTTGGAGCTGAAGCATCACATTGCTCCAAACGCGAACACatttaacatatttattcacGGATGGTGTAAAATCCGCCGTGTTGAGGAGGCACATTGGACAATCCAAGAGATGAAAGGATACGGTTGTCTCCCTTGTGTTATAAGTTATTCCATTATCATCCAATGTTATTGTCAAGAACAGAATTTCAACAAGGTCTATTTACTTCTCGATGAAATGCAAGCTCAAAATTGCTCCCCCAATGTGGTCACATATACTACTGTCATGTGTGCACTGGCAAAAGCCGAAAAAATCGACGAAGCTTTGCAAATAGTTCAGAGAATGAACTCTGCTGGATGTAAGCCTGACTTGCTTTTTTACAATTCGTTGATTTATACGTTAGGGAGAGCAGGCAGAATAGATGATGCTACACATGTATTCAAGGTTGTGATGCCGAAAGCTGGAGTGGTACCAAATTCATCCACCTATAACTCAATGATTGCTATGTTTTGTTACATTGCACAAGAAGAAAGAGCTTTTGGCATACTGAAAGAGATGGAAGGTTCTGGAATAT ATAGATGCAAGCGAGCATTCGATCTGTTTGAGGAGATGGTTGATCAAGATATCATGCCTAGATATAGAACTTGCCGTTTACTCTTGGATGAAGTCAAACGGAAAAATATGGATGAAGCTGCTGATAAAATCGAGTTTCTTATGAAGAAACTGTAA
- the LOC101510895 gene encoding pentatricopeptide repeat-containing protein At3g04130, mitochondrial isoform X4, protein MTMVRKFLKVGSTKSIYRAVVRDPSCICYLVYSSRTLFSSLSNCHHAEAREFWHKEQSQDLTRSVDILTAKIGKGNSEEDILQSLISDEAVTDIHPSQNLINRLLIRYKDDWKSALGIFKWASLHSNFKHSPESYDMIIDILGRMKVMEKMREILEEMRQESFITLSTISKVMRRFVGAGQWKDAVRIFDDLQFLGLEKNTESMNVLLDTLCKEKFVEQAREIYLELKHHIAPNANTFNIFIHGWCKIRRVEEAHWTIQEMKGYGCLPCVISYSIIIQCYCQEQNFNKVYLLLDEMQAQNCSPNVVTYTTVMCALAKAEKIDEALQIVQRMNSAGCKPDLLFYNSLIYTLGRAGRIDDATHVFKVVMPKAGVVPNSSTYNSMIAMFCYIAQEERAFGILKEMEGSGICKPDIQTYHPLIKSCFRIRKIDSWLNDILNDMSR, encoded by the exons ATGACCATGGTTCGGAAATTTCTTAAAGTCGGATCCACGAAGTCAATATATCGTGCTGTTGTTCGTGATCCCTCTTGCATATGTTATCTGGTGTATTCGTCTAGAACtttattttcttcattatcAAATTGTCACCATGCTGAAGCTAGAGAATTTTGGCATAAAGAGCAATCTCAAGACCTTACAAGATCTGTTGACATTCTTACTGCAAAAATTGGCAAAGGAAACAGTGAGGAAGACATTCTCCAGTCTCTAATCAGTGATGAAGCTGTAACTGATATTCATCCATCTCAAAACCTTATTAACAGGTTGCTTATTCGATATAAGGATGATTGGAAGTCTGCATTGGGTATATTCAAATGGGCGAGTTTACATTCGAACTTTAAACATTCACCAGAATCGTATGATATGATTATAGACATATTGGGTAGAATGAAGGTAATGGAAAAGATGAGAGAGATCTTAGAAGAAATGCGTCAGGAGAGTTTTATCACTCTCAGTACTATATCCAAAGTAATGAGAAGGTTTGTTGGGGCAGGACAGTGGAAAGATGCAGTGAGGATATTCGATGACTTACAGTTTCTCGGCTTGGAGAAGAATACAGAATCCATGAATGTGTTGCTTGATACTCTATGCAAAGAGAAATTCGTTGAGCAAGCTCGTGAAATTTACTTGGAGCTGAAGCATCACATTGCTCCAAACGCGAACACatttaacatatttattcacGGATGGTGTAAAATCCGCCGTGTTGAGGAGGCACATTGGACAATCCAAGAGATGAAAGGATACGGTTGTCTCCCTTGTGTTATAAGTTATTCCATTATCATCCAATGTTATTGTCAAGAACAGAATTTCAACAAGGTCTATTTACTTCTCGATGAAATGCAAGCTCAAAATTGCTCCCCCAATGTGGTCACATATACTACTGTCATGTGTGCACTGGCAAAAGCCGAAAAAATCGACGAAGCTTTGCAAATAGTTCAGAGAATGAACTCTGCTGGATGTAAGCCTGACTTGCTTTTTTACAATTCGTTGATTTATACGTTAGGGAGAGCAGGCAGAATAGATGATGCTACACATGTATTCAAGGTTGTGATGCCGAAAGCTGGAGTGGTACCAAATTCATCCACCTATAACTCAATGATTGCTATGTTTTGTTACATTGCACAAGAAGAAAGAGCTTTTGGCATACTGAAAGAGATGGAAGGTTCTGGAATATGTAAGCCTGATATTCAAACTTACCATCCATTGATCAAGTCATGCTTTAGAATCAGAAAAATTGATAGTTGGTTGAATGATATATTAAATGACATg AGCAGATAG
- the LOC101510895 gene encoding pentatricopeptide repeat-containing protein At3g04130, mitochondrial isoform X5 → MTMVRKFLKVGSTKSIYRAVVRDPSCICYLVYSSRTLFSSLSNCHHAEAREFWHKEQSQDLTRSVDILTAKIGKGNSEEDILQSLISDEAVTDIHPSQNLINRLLIRYKDDWKSALGIFKWASLHSNFKHSPESYDMIIDILGRMKVMEKMREILEEMRQESFITLSTISKVMRRFVGAGQWKDAVRIFDDLQFLGLEKNTESMNVLLDTLCKEKFVEQAREIYLELKHHIAPNANTFNIFIHGWCKIRRVEEAHWTIQEMKGYGCLPCVISYSIIIQCYCQEQNFNKVYLLLDEMQAQNCSPNVVTYTTVMCALAKAEKIDEALQIVQRMNSAGCKPDLLFYNSLIYTLGRAGRIDDATHVFKVVMPKAGVVPNSSTYNSMIAMFCYIAQEERAFGILKEMEGSGI, encoded by the exons ATGACCATGGTTCGGAAATTTCTTAAAGTCGGATCCACGAAGTCAATATATCGTGCTGTTGTTCGTGATCCCTCTTGCATATGTTATCTGGTGTATTCGTCTAGAACtttattttcttcattatcAAATTGTCACCATGCTGAAGCTAGAGAATTTTGGCATAAAGAGCAATCTCAAGACCTTACAAGATCTGTTGACATTCTTACTGCAAAAATTGGCAAAGGAAACAGTGAGGAAGACATTCTCCAGTCTCTAATCAGTGATGAAGCTGTAACTGATATTCATCCATCTCAAAACCTTATTAACAGGTTGCTTATTCGATATAAGGATGATTGGAAGTCTGCATTGGGTATATTCAAATGGGCGAGTTTACATTCGAACTTTAAACATTCACCAGAATCGTATGATATGATTATAGACATATTGGGTAGAATGAAGGTAATGGAAAAGATGAGAGAGATCTTAGAAGAAATGCGTCAGGAGAGTTTTATCACTCTCAGTACTATATCCAAAGTAATGAGAAGGTTTGTTGGGGCAGGACAGTGGAAAGATGCAGTGAGGATATTCGATGACTTACAGTTTCTCGGCTTGGAGAAGAATACAGAATCCATGAATGTGTTGCTTGATACTCTATGCAAAGAGAAATTCGTTGAGCAAGCTCGTGAAATTTACTTGGAGCTGAAGCATCACATTGCTCCAAACGCGAACACatttaacatatttattcacGGATGGTGTAAAATCCGCCGTGTTGAGGAGGCACATTGGACAATCCAAGAGATGAAAGGATACGGTTGTCTCCCTTGTGTTATAAGTTATTCCATTATCATCCAATGTTATTGTCAAGAACAGAATTTCAACAAGGTCTATTTACTTCTCGATGAAATGCAAGCTCAAAATTGCTCCCCCAATGTGGTCACATATACTACTGTCATGTGTGCACTGGCAAAAGCCGAAAAAATCGACGAAGCTTTGCAAATAGTTCAGAGAATGAACTCTGCTGGATGTAAGCCTGACTTGCTTTTTTACAATTCGTTGATTTATACGTTAGGGAGAGCAGGCAGAATAGATGATGCTACACATGTATTCAAGGTTGTGATGCCGAAAGCTGGAGTGGTACCAAATTCATCCACCTATAACTCAATGATTGCTATGTTTTGTTACATTGCACAAGAAGAAAGAGCTTTTGGCATACTGAAAGAGATGGAAGGTTCTGGAATAT AG
- the LOC101510895 gene encoding pentatricopeptide repeat-containing protein At3g04130, mitochondrial isoform X1 produces the protein MTMVRKFLKVGSTKSIYRAVVRDPSCICYLVYSSRTLFSSLSNCHHAEAREFWHKEQSQDLTRSVDILTAKIGKGNSEEDILQSLISDEAVTDIHPSQNLINRLLIRYKDDWKSALGIFKWASLHSNFKHSPESYDMIIDILGRMKVMEKMREILEEMRQESFITLSTISKVMRRFVGAGQWKDAVRIFDDLQFLGLEKNTESMNVLLDTLCKEKFVEQAREIYLELKHHIAPNANTFNIFIHGWCKIRRVEEAHWTIQEMKGYGCLPCVISYSIIIQCYCQEQNFNKVYLLLDEMQAQNCSPNVVTYTTVMCALAKAEKIDEALQIVQRMNSAGCKPDLLFYNSLIYTLGRAGRIDDATHVFKVVMPKAGVVPNSSTYNSMIAMFCYIAQEERAFGILKEMEGSGICKPDIQTYHPLIKSCFRIRKIDSWLNDILNDMVNKYHFGLDLSTYTLLIHGFCRADRCKRAFDLFEEMVDQDIMPRYRTCRLLLDEVKRKNMDEAADKIEFLMKKL, from the coding sequence ATGACCATGGTTCGGAAATTTCTTAAAGTCGGATCCACGAAGTCAATATATCGTGCTGTTGTTCGTGATCCCTCTTGCATATGTTATCTGGTGTATTCGTCTAGAACtttattttcttcattatcAAATTGTCACCATGCTGAAGCTAGAGAATTTTGGCATAAAGAGCAATCTCAAGACCTTACAAGATCTGTTGACATTCTTACTGCAAAAATTGGCAAAGGAAACAGTGAGGAAGACATTCTCCAGTCTCTAATCAGTGATGAAGCTGTAACTGATATTCATCCATCTCAAAACCTTATTAACAGGTTGCTTATTCGATATAAGGATGATTGGAAGTCTGCATTGGGTATATTCAAATGGGCGAGTTTACATTCGAACTTTAAACATTCACCAGAATCGTATGATATGATTATAGACATATTGGGTAGAATGAAGGTAATGGAAAAGATGAGAGAGATCTTAGAAGAAATGCGTCAGGAGAGTTTTATCACTCTCAGTACTATATCCAAAGTAATGAGAAGGTTTGTTGGGGCAGGACAGTGGAAAGATGCAGTGAGGATATTCGATGACTTACAGTTTCTCGGCTTGGAGAAGAATACAGAATCCATGAATGTGTTGCTTGATACTCTATGCAAAGAGAAATTCGTTGAGCAAGCTCGTGAAATTTACTTGGAGCTGAAGCATCACATTGCTCCAAACGCGAACACatttaacatatttattcacGGATGGTGTAAAATCCGCCGTGTTGAGGAGGCACATTGGACAATCCAAGAGATGAAAGGATACGGTTGTCTCCCTTGTGTTATAAGTTATTCCATTATCATCCAATGTTATTGTCAAGAACAGAATTTCAACAAGGTCTATTTACTTCTCGATGAAATGCAAGCTCAAAATTGCTCCCCCAATGTGGTCACATATACTACTGTCATGTGTGCACTGGCAAAAGCCGAAAAAATCGACGAAGCTTTGCAAATAGTTCAGAGAATGAACTCTGCTGGATGTAAGCCTGACTTGCTTTTTTACAATTCGTTGATTTATACGTTAGGGAGAGCAGGCAGAATAGATGATGCTACACATGTATTCAAGGTTGTGATGCCGAAAGCTGGAGTGGTACCAAATTCATCCACCTATAACTCAATGATTGCTATGTTTTGTTACATTGCACAAGAAGAAAGAGCTTTTGGCATACTGAAAGAGATGGAAGGTTCTGGAATATGTAAGCCTGATATTCAAACTTACCATCCATTGATCAAGTCATGCTTTAGAATCAGAAAAATTGATAGTTGGTTGAATGATATATTAAATGACATggtaaataaatatcattttggtCTTGATCTTTCAACCTATACACTGCTGATTCATGGGTTTTGCAGAGCAGATAGATGCAAGCGAGCATTCGATCTGTTTGAGGAGATGGTTGATCAAGATATCATGCCTAGATATAGAACTTGCCGTTTACTCTTGGATGAAGTCAAACGGAAAAATATGGATGAAGCTGCTGATAAAATCGAGTTTCTTATGAAGAAACTGTAA